A region of Limisphaerales bacterium DNA encodes the following proteins:
- the rmuC gene encoding DNA recombination protein RmuC — protein sequence MDILLPVVLFVVGFILGALIIWQLKKTEADAARRSAEEIEASFGHLSRQALFENQHQFLELAQSEFAKLQVGSGQQLDQKKELIDSSLQTIHRSLKDLGESTAGLREQIQLSRNRIDNLNETTDQLRLTLSNSQARGQWGERLVEDILSLLGMMEGKNYSKQSKEGDGRPDFTFNLPKEKRLNMDVKFPITHYEKYLASKDETIQAGEKKQFLTDVRNHVNAVAKRSYIDPAGGTVDFVLLFIPNESIYSFINQEDHELIDFAMKKQIVLCSPLTLYAILSLIRQSVASFAVERKAGDLQKLVQDFSIQWEKYSEKIDALGKTLFTVNNHYDQLKTTRASALERPMRKILDLKLEQQDESPPAITGSNSD from the coding sequence ATGGATATTCTTTTGCCCGTCGTGCTATTTGTTGTCGGATTTATTCTTGGTGCCTTAATCATTTGGCAGCTCAAAAAGACCGAAGCCGATGCTGCCCGCCGTAGCGCGGAAGAGATCGAAGCCTCCTTTGGGCATTTATCCCGACAAGCCCTCTTCGAAAATCAACACCAATTTCTGGAGCTGGCCCAAAGTGAATTTGCCAAACTTCAAGTCGGTTCTGGACAACAGTTGGATCAAAAAAAAGAACTGATCGATTCAAGCCTTCAAACCATTCACCGCTCATTGAAGGATCTAGGTGAAAGCACTGCGGGGCTTCGTGAACAAATTCAATTATCACGAAACCGAATTGACAACCTCAACGAGACAACCGACCAATTGCGCCTCACCCTTTCCAACAGCCAAGCACGCGGCCAATGGGGCGAACGATTGGTGGAAGATATTTTGAGCTTACTCGGAATGATGGAAGGGAAAAATTATTCCAAACAATCCAAAGAAGGCGATGGCCGACCGGACTTCACGTTTAACCTGCCCAAGGAAAAGCGCTTGAACATGGATGTTAAATTCCCCATCACCCATTATGAAAAATACCTCGCCTCAAAAGATGAAACGATTCAAGCCGGCGAAAAGAAACAATTTCTCACTGATGTGCGCAATCACGTCAACGCCGTGGCTAAGCGTTCTTACATTGACCCCGCCGGCGGCACGGTTGATTTCGTCCTGCTTTTCATTCCCAACGAAAGTATATATAGCTTCATCAATCAGGAAGACCACGAGCTGATCGATTTCGCAATGAAAAAACAAATCGTGCTCTGCTCCCCACTTACGCTCTATGCCATCCTCTCGTTGATCCGCCAATCCGTCGCCAGCTTTGCTGTCGAGAGAAAAGCTGGTGACCTCCAGAAATTAGTGCAGGATTTCAGCATCCAATGGGAGAAATACAGCGAAAAAATTGATGCCTTGGGCAAGACTCTTTTCACTGTAAACAATCATTACGATCAACTCAAAACTACCCGCGCTAGCGCTCTCGAGCGCCCAATGCGAAAAATTTTGGATTTGAAACTAGAGCAGCAGGATGAAAGCCCGCCCGCGATCACTGGAAGCAATTCAGATTGA